From one Streptomyces sp. NBC_01478 genomic stretch:
- a CDS encoding GPR1/FUN34/YaaH family transporter, translated as MDKDVSAGSTTSIVGRLALGITLLAFGLGYTDVINGVSASDAVSLAHYVGGVALFVAGLFAFRDGDTANGTAFSAFGALWFTWAVSAGGSASDNAAGLFLVLFALVALSVTLAGGDQLTQGTYGLFFVSLVLLAVAQFAGNDGLGKVGGWFGVAAGAVAWYSATAALAHWPTVLPRRAAGRGVTATS; from the coding sequence GTGGACAAAGACGTCTCTGCGGGAAGCACCACTTCGATCGTCGGCCGACTCGCCCTGGGAATCACCCTGTTGGCCTTCGGGCTCGGGTACACCGATGTCATCAACGGAGTGTCGGCATCTGATGCCGTGTCACTCGCCCACTACGTAGGCGGAGTTGCGCTCTTCGTCGCCGGGCTGTTCGCGTTCCGCGACGGTGACACGGCGAACGGTACGGCGTTCTCGGCGTTCGGCGCGCTCTGGTTCACCTGGGCCGTCAGCGCGGGGGGCTCCGCCTCGGACAACGCGGCGGGGCTGTTCCTGGTCCTGTTCGCCCTGGTCGCTCTCTCGGTGACCCTCGCGGGTGGGGATCAACTCACCCAGGGGACCTACGGGTTGTTCTTCGTCTCCCTCGTGCTTCTCGCCGTCGCGCAGTTCGCCGGCAACGACGGGCTGGGCAAGGTCGGGGGGTGGTTCGGTGTCGCTGCGGGGGCTGTTGCCTGGTATTCGGCGACGGCTGCGTTGGCTCAC
- a CDS encoding universal stress protein has protein sequence MAGHESFEPADRKRPVADPTAAEPLAAEQPRHSCDPAFKHGVVVGFDGSTSSERALAYAIGMAHRSGSGLVIVHVANRLPTTVWAGCEPPVFVDVPDHRTEVLGLELACAEYLAEVPWILVERGGDICHELEEVGREYEADAIVVGSTHGIVGRIFGSVAGRLAKRAQRPVVVIP, from the coding sequence ATGGCCGGTCACGAATCTTTCGAACCCGCGGACCGCAAGCGGCCCGTCGCCGATCCCACGGCGGCCGAGCCCCTGGCGGCGGAACAGCCACGCCATTCCTGCGATCCCGCCTTCAAGCACGGCGTCGTCGTCGGTTTCGACGGCTCCACGTCCAGTGAGCGTGCCCTCGCGTACGCGATCGGCATGGCCCACCGGTCCGGCTCGGGCCTGGTCATCGTGCATGTCGCCAACCGGCTGCCCACCACGGTGTGGGCGGGCTGCGAGCCACCGGTCTTCGTCGACGTGCCGGATCACCGCACCGAGGTGCTGGGGCTTGAGCTGGCGTGCGCCGAGTATCTGGCGGAAGTGCCCTGGATCCTTGTCGAGCGCGGTGGCGACATCTGCCATGAACTCGAAGAGGTGGGGCGGGAGTACGAGGCGGACGCGATCGTCGTGGGCTCCACCCACGGCATCGTCGGACGCATCTTCGGCTCCGTCGCGGGACGGCTCGCCAAGCGGGCGCAGCGGCCCGTCGTCGTCATCCCGTAA